AACCGAGAGATTACCATCAAAACCGACTACGGTAAGAATGACCCCGCTTAATCCCCCGGCAATCGCAAAACCAAACTTCACCATATACCAGTAGATCGCACCGAATATTCCCTCTCTTCGTTTTCCATAATTGAGTTCGTCAATATCAATAACATCTGCAGTCATCGACATCATCAACACAAATAAACTACCAATCCCAAATGAGTGAAAGGGCAATGCCAGCAAAAACATCCACGGTTTTCCGGGGACAAATAGGAACCACAGACTTGCATACCCAAATAGCGCTATGGTTTGCGCGATCATGAATGCATTTTTTTTGCCAAGTTTTCTTGACATACGAGCCACAATCGGGATCACCAAAAAGGTGGTAACCAGTGCTCCTGCACTCCCAAACAGGGGAGTCCAAATGCCCGCTTCGCCGGCGTCTCCGCCGAACAAATACCAGACAATAATGAAGAAGGAAAAACCGGCAACGGTGTTAAAGGCATTAAAGATGAAAAATGTTGAAATACAGAGCTTTCTGAATGGGGTTAATGACAATGCCTCCTTGAACCCCCTGATGATTTGTTTGAGACTCCGCTTAATGTTGTTCAGAGTCAGCGATTCATAATCTTCGTTTACCGTAGATTTACTGGGAATAAAAAGTCCGGGAATCATAGCGCAGAGTGCAAAGATAATACCAACGTAGATGGCAAGCTCTCGAGTGGCTGCTTCAGCGCTTGGGAACCATGCCGGATCGTACATGATCACCCAGAACCAAGGTGCGATTACCCATGCCCATTGACCAATCCACTGTGCGATGGCCATAATTTCGGTTCGCTCATGAAAATCGTCGCTCATTTCATAACCCATAGCCACATAAGGCACACTGAATATGGTTAAGCCGATGTAGAAGGCAAATGACCAGAATAAGAAGTAGCCAAAATTGTAATTGACTGTGTTTTCTGCATAGAGCTGCCACATGATCGTAAAAGCAACACCCATGATAACAGCACCTGAAATCACATACTGCCTTCTGCGTCCAAATCTTGAGCGGGTATTATCAGATATAAACCCCACGATAGGATCGGTAACAGCATCGAGAACCCTAGGCAGGAAATAGACGATGCCCCACATCCAACCGGGGAATCCTAAATTCTGAACAAGCACCACCATGAATATTCCCAACGTTGCGGGAAACATCTGATTGGCCAACATACCCATCCCGAATGCTATCTTATGCCGATAGGGTACTTTCTTTTTTATGGTTTTAGACTGCGACATCCTTTAGTTATTTGAGATTTATGACAGATCAATCATGGGGCGGGGTAGCACCGCTTGAATAGTTTTTTTGTATTCAAAGGAGACTTTTTGCCCAATGCAATGGTTAGTTACTATTGGCAGATATTCGTTAGGTTTTTCAGATGATTAATTATGTATCTAAATCGGTAATGACGACGGTTTGAATTGCTTTTCCACTGATTGAAAATTCAGTCGATTTTCCATTCAAGTTTAAATTGATGCTTTTTGCAACTTCTTCAGGATTAAACAGCACAACGGCTATTGATCCGTCGGGGTTTTGTGCAGCCGTTACCATCAAGTTTTCATCAGAATGATTATGACCAATTCTAACGGCTCCGGGTCTGATGTATCTGCTGAAGTGAGCCATGGTGTAGTAAAGAGGAGTGAAGTAGACCTCATCCTGTTCGGGATCCACAATGACGGGAGCTGCACACCAGTTTTCGGCCCAGTTTGGCCCGCCCTGACGATCCAGCACCATATTCCAGTCAACCCAGCCATCAACCCAGTTGTTTAAAGTTCCAATCATATCCCGAGCGTATCTGAAAACGGGTACATACTTTGTGTGAAGATGTCTTCTCTCCTCAGGCGCCCAGTCATAGCCCCAGTCTGTAGCTTCCTTAGACCAATACCACGCGTCGTCTTTCCAGGCAGGAACCTCAGCATCCACCGTAGCCTCCGTTTGTATCAAATGTTTATTCGGAGCCTTGCTGTGGGCATATTGTAACTCTTCAGGGAAGTAATGATATGTACTTCCATACCAATGCACGGCAGTTCCATCATAATATTGAGCAGCTTCCGGGTCGTCATACATTGTATCCACCCACTCGATCAACTCTTCATCCCGGTTTTGGTCATATCCCAGAATCTTAACATCCTGTTCGGCCTGTTGCAACCGTGGCCCCAGATGGTTTTTAACAAAATCATTCTGCTCTTCGGGTGTAAAGTGCATGCTCTCCCAATTGCTATCATTGCCAAGAGGTTCATTCTCTACAGTAAACGCCCAGATATCAATTCCCTCTTCCCGATAGGCATCCAGATATTTTGAAAAGAACAGAGCCCAGGTTTCATAATATTCGGGAAGCAGTTTGCCACCTTTCCAATCTTTGTTATCCTTCATCCAGGGTGGAGCCGTCCATGGAGACGCAATGATTTTAAACCCGTCTTTAGATATTTCCATCGCATCTTTAATCATCGGAATCATGTCATCCCGGTCTTCATCGATGGAGAAGTTTTCCAGGTTAACATCTCCCTCAACCGGAGCGTAAGAGTAATTAGACAGGGAAAAATCGCTGGAGTTCATATGTTTTCGAGTCAGTGAGTAACGGGCTCCGTCTTCACCGAAGTAGGCTTCCAGAATTTTCATCCGGTTTTCATTGCTCAGCTCATTCAACAGATAAGCGGATGCTTCAGTAAATGATCCGCCAAAACCGGTAATTTCCTGGTACGTATCATCAGGGCTGATCGAAACTTCCACACGCTGATCAGACTCCTGAAACTCTTGCAGCTCAGTAAGTTGATTTCCGCTCTCGGAAGTTTCAAATATTTGTATGTTCATCTCATTATTATTCATATCACAGCCGGTAAGTGTGAAAATAAGTATCGTAAAGAAAGCTATTATTGCTGTTGATTTCATATCAGTTTGTGTTTTGAGATTGCAATCTTTCCTGAATTTCCTGATCTGTTGGCGGCACTTTAACGTCTTCCATCATAGCATCAAAATCACCATTGTATGTTTTTGTGATTGGCATTCCGTCACGCGTCAATCCTTCAAACACGCCTGCATCAACCTCGTCCCAAAGCACATACTTAGCCTCAGATTGCAGGTTGATCAGCCCGAAATGATTTTCTGAGCCGAGCTGATTTTCTGCATCTTTCCATTTTTCATCAAATGCTTCAAAATAGAAGACGGAGACTTCATTCTCGTCAGACCACTCCCGAATCATGTCGTGGTACATCTTCATTTTATACTCATCCGTAGCTCGTGAACCTTCAGGTCCATAATATTCGTTCGATATGGTTGCCCAACCGGTTTCGCCGATATGAACCTCTTTGTCTACTCCAAGGCTCTTCATATAATCGACCACGCTCTGATACTGCGACACTGCATAGTCGAGCGATCGATCAAGGGCAGCATCAATCTTCTCCATGTCTGATAGGTTTTCCTCATCTTCAGGTACACCCCAGAAATCGGGATTGTAGTGCGTATCGTGCATAGGGTAGGTGTGCATCGAAATGTAGTCTACCGTCCGAATAAGTTCATTGAGATCCTCTTTGTGATATTCCTCACCGCCACCACCCCAGGAGGCAAAGTTATCCGAGCTGGTTATCCATAAATCCTCGGGCAGCTCTCCGTTTGCTTTCCGCTCCTGAAGATTCTTTACCCATTTTAAAATAATTCCGGGTTCTACATAATACTCCTCCTGCCAGTGTACCATGGCCTCGTTGCCAACTGCAATCACTTTAACAATGTCGTGGTATTGGCTTGCAAGGTTTGCGGCCCTGTCGATCTCTTCGGGATTTCTCGGGTGATCTTCATCCCGGATGCGTTCGGGTTCGTCGGTCCATGCATTTTTAGCATCAATCCAGGCCCCCATCATCACATACATTTCGAAATCGGGGTCTTCCTCTTTCATTTCCCGAATGGCTCGCAGCAGATTGGGAACCGCATCGAGGTACACATTGTACGTTCGCACAATTTTTATACCCATTGCCGAAAGGATTTTCATGTCTTCTTTCAACTCTGGAATTGTAGGCTGAATATCTCGCGAAATTCCCCGGTAGCCGCTATATGAAATAGCGGGGTAATCCGGATTACCAAGAATTTCTTCAGCCGTGTCGGATGATGTTTTTGATTCGGCTGAATTTTCATTCGATGAACTGTTGCAGGAATTCATAAGCAAAGGAACTAGTAGTGCAAGCAGCAATAAGTGTAATTTTTTCATTATTTTCCTTGATTAGTACAGTTAGGCTACATGAATCTATCACTATTCAAATAAACAGTGATCAGCTCTATTTCACCGGTGCGATTAAATACTTTTTCACTGGTTTCTTGATCCAGGCTCAGCCCGTCAAATTCCCGTGATTCCCCGTTTGCATGTTCAACCGTGATTTTATCTATTCCTGTTTGTCGGTAAACCACCGGAACCTGACAAAATGTAAAGGATAGGGAGTTTGGCTGAAGGTTCAACTTTTTGGGCTCTTTTTGTACATCGACATACTTGAATGCTGCCGCTTCTGTCAGTAATTCATCTTTTTTAAGAAGAAGCGGTTTGAAAGAAACTTTTCCGTCTTTTATAAACACTCCCAACTCACCGATTCGCACCAATATATCTTCCTTTACCTGTCCGGTCATACCGGGCTGTTGTGCACCTCTGTGATAAGGAGTATGTGAGTATGGATCGGTTGGGAAAGCCCCATAATCTTCAGGAGATTTATGAATTCCAATTCCATCGCCAACTTCGTAAAAGTGGTTTCTCAGACGATTGAGAACAGATTCATCCGCCTCTTTATGATATGCATCAAGAGTTACCTCTTCTACGGCCAGATAGAGTTTGGAAACCATATGCCAGTAGATAGAACCCAATCCTTCAAAGGCAAAGAAAGTGCCCGATCGGCCTGTAAATGCTTTATGGTTAAATACCTCTTCAAAGATTTGAAGCAGAAGATCAAATTCCTTTTCAACCAAAGGTTGATATTCCGTTGACTCCAGTTCATGCAGAGCTTTTTTTAGATCCCCGGCATTTCTGAAATTTCCGTTGAAGTGGTAATTACCTTCCACATCTCTGTTGATAATTTGCCGGTTACCGTCTGCAATCATTTTCTTGAGCAGTTCGGATTTCTCAACCAGACTTTCAGGAACGTTGTTTTTTTCTAAAAATCCGGGCAGATCCTTGTTAGGGTAGAGGATGTAACTGTTCTGATCTTCCCGGTAAAGAGAACTGTTGCGAAGAGCATCCAAAACGTCAGCAGATTCCTTCGGGCTCAAATACCCTGAGCTGAGAACGGCAACCTGTCCTTCGAGCATTTCATCCAATCGAGAAACTGAGACTCCGTCAGCGTTTATGCTCATTAAATTATATGCGTGATACAGCTTGTCTTCTCTTCGGTTGGCTTCAATGGAATGCTCCAAATAGGAGAGGGCCGTGTTCAGGAATTCTGAGATATGATCAATTTTCACAGTCTCTTTTTTTCCGCTGAACCCCTTGCTATAGATTTTTTGTCTGTAGTCGCTACCCGCAGTTCCTAAGCCATCCGTTACAGCTTTTCTGTCTGCGTCATCAATACGATTGTTTAATAAGTCTTGATGCTGCTGTAGGGTGTCTGAAATTTGAGTGAAAAAGCGATGGAGCTCTTCAGAGATAACCAACTCGTTAATTTCCGTTTCTGAAAGGGTATCTTCAAAGAAATTTAAAAACCGCCTCAGGTAGTAAAGTGTCACCATTGAGACCCCATTTCCTACAAGGGCATTATTGGCGTCATTCCACTCGGGGCGCTGGGTGTTCATCCAGATGCCGCCTTCAGGTATAAAGTTGGACATCTTAGCAAGAACTGTTGCCAGAATCTTCTCAATAAAGTTTACCCTATGAATATCACTCTGTTTACTTTGAAGGAGTGCACCGTCAGCACCAATTTTTTCAACTTTCTCACGAACTTCCTGATCTGATTTCTCATCAAAATCGATGGTGTTCTTCGGATCTTTTACGATCTGTTCGTAAGGTTTAATCCGGTAGGGGACATTGGCGTAAGCGAAATACTCTTTGTTGAAAATCCGCTCGAGTGCATCCGGCTGAAGGTTTCTGTAAAACTCTAAAAATTTCAGCAGATAAATAATCTGATGATCCCCCCAATAGCCGATGTAGGACCATGGATCGTCCGGATCGATGGTTTCCCAATCAAATCCGCCTTTTGTGACTCGGTATGGATTGTACCCGTCAAATGTAGTGGCGTTCAGGAATTTGAAAATCATCCCTTCAATAAAACCGGGATAGGAGTGAACCAATGCCTCCCAATTCTGGAAAATATCTCGCCAGTTTCCTTCATAATCCAATATTTTGGATCCATCCAGTTCGCTGTGCGTGTTGATGGAAAATTGATTCCAGGGACGGCTGGGATCTCCATGTCTTCGGCTGAATTTCAGCGGCAGATACTCTGTTGACAAGCGCAGCAGATCCGGATCGTCTGTATTTTCAAGTTGATCATACAATTCTCTGTTGTTGAATACATCGTTCAGGTTGCTGATAAAATCTTCATTTCTATGAAAGACCTCTTGATTGGCACTTTTCAGATAAGAGACAAAGTCACCCTTTTCGATGTTGTAATTATCATCAAAAATACCGCCGCGCATGATGTTAAATAGCACATTGGAGTAGTGCCGCGCATCTTTCAGGTGATCTGATGTTTTCTGGAGTCCATCGGCGCTGCCTGTGAGCAGAAGAAGTCGCTCGGTACCTTTGTCTACATCTTTCCGGAGTTTCTTGTTAAGCTGCTGATCCTGTTGAATCGCCTTACTAAGCTCAACAACTTGCGACTGGTTCTGATTTACATTCGCTACAATTTTCCACTCTTTGGTTTCGCTTGCCGGTAAATCTACATCGGCATGAAGAAAGTATGCGCCTTTCTCACCTTTAACATCCTGCTCTTCATAAATTTCTTCCCGTTTTCTGAATTTATTTAACTGAAGGGATGATAACAGGTGTTGTGGATTTTCAAGACCGTAAGACCAGGCGATGTTTGCCTTAAGTGCTTCGCTCGGTTCCGCCTTGTCTACAATGATGGCGCTCAATGCAAAAATGGCCAACCCGGATTCGGGGACCAATTCCGTTCGTTTGTAAGCATCTGCAAGATTACTGGATGTCTGCTGCATGTCGCTCTCAACTCCATAGGGAAGAACGTTTTGTATACCGTCTATGAATGAGAGGGAGTAATCTCGATCCGAGTGATTGATCATTTCGGACGTTCTCACAAACCCATAAAGATTGCTTGAATTCCATTGATATCTGAAAGTCAGATTCAGGTCGTGATTAATCTCTTCAAATAGGATTTTGTTGCCGTAACGGTTCTTATAGATATTCCGGCTAATGGAGTAGTTATCGGCAAACCGATCGGAAAAGGGTTCCCAAAGCAGAGTTTCTTCTTTTTCCTTAATCTGAATAATGGTTTTACTGCCGGTGGTGTCAGCTAAATCTGTAATTTTATCATCGGTGTAGTAGGGAAAAAGGGCATATTCTGAATTTTTACGCCCTGCGGTAAGCCCACCGTTACTGGATATAAACATCCAATGGTTCGAATCGCTAACAACGCTCATGAAAAATGGTCGAAACTGGTCGTGGTTACTGATTTTAAACCATTTTTCACCGTCAAAATTTTCTACTGATATGGATTTTGCCAATGTTCTGCTATTCGTTTTTTTAAATTTTTTAGAAATTAAATATGTATGTAAGAAATCCATCTGAGTCTTCCATCAGATGGAACCAAGTGTTTTAATTTTCAAGGTCATAAACCCGAACGTAGTCCACCATCATGGTTTGTGGAAAAGGAGTAAGGGATGTAGGAGAGCCTACAAATGTTCCGCCAACCGCTACGTTCAGGATGATATAAAATGTATTGTCATTGAATACCCATTCTCCGTTGACATCTTCAGGAGTGATGGTATTGTAAAGGATATCGTCTACATAGTACCTGATAAAATCGGGTCCCCACTCAATGGCAAAAATATGAAATTCAGTATCAAATCGTCCATTAGGTATTGTGTACGAATCAGTTACTGCGTTTCCACCCGAGTAACCGGGACCATGAACGCTTCCGTGGATTACCGTAGGTTGCTGACCACGATATTCCATAATATCGATCTCACCAATTTGTGGCCAGGTTTCCGTACCGCCTGAATCGTCGCCAAGCAGCCAGAATGCCGGCCAGATACCCTGGCCAAAAGGAAGCTGAATGCGAGCTTCAAAACGCCCATAGGTTCTTTCGAAAAGACCTCTTGTCAGAATCTTAGCTGACGTGTAAGAAGAGCCTTCGAACGACTCTTCTCTAGCCGTGATCTGCAGCATTCCATCTTCAACCCGAATATTTTCGGATCTGTCGGTGTAATACTGCAGCTCATTGTTTCCCCAGCCGGGCTGGCCAAATATCTCCTCACCGGTTCCGATGTCGTAAATCCACAGGTCTGAGTCTACAGATCCGTCTACATCGAATTCATCCTGCCAGATGATCTCTCTGGTGACTTCTTCTTCAGGTTCGTTTTCTGTTCCGCAACCCGTCAGGATAACTAAAAAGGAACCCAGGTAGAGGAGAAATTTGAATAATGCTTTCATGCTTTACTTTGGTGATTATTTATTCATTTTGGTTAGGCTCGTTTTTTCCGCCGAATAATATTTACCCGCTATCTGCGCAGGTAAATATTGTCGACGTAGATTGTTTCACCTGCTAAACCGGGCCCCAAGTCGCTGTCTAATACGATCTGGCCAAGATTTGATTTATTAGCCATGCCCGAAATATCAAGCTCTATTGTTATCCATTCACCGGATTCTAATTCAGGATTGCTAGCAGAAGTAGCTTCCTCGGTATCATCACCGCCACCAAACGAATCATCTGCACCGAAGTCTCTAAGGGTTACTCTTAGTGTAGAGTTATCAGGAACTTCATCCGGGAAGAAAACATCCATACTTAGGATATTCATATCGCTTCCATCTATAGTCGGTACGTTCTGATTGAACTCAATACCTACAAAGTTGAAGTTTTCATATCCCAATACGTCGTTACCATCCACTGTAAAGTCACTTGAAGTAGTGGTTTGAAACG
This is a stretch of genomic DNA from Rhodohalobacter barkolensis. It encodes these proteins:
- a CDS encoding glycoside hydrolase family 16 protein; its protein translation is MKALFKFLLYLGSFLVILTGCGTENEPEEEVTREIIWQDEFDVDGSVDSDLWIYDIGTGEEIFGQPGWGNNELQYYTDRSENIRVEDGMLQITAREESFEGSSYTSAKILTRGLFERTYGRFEARIQLPFGQGIWPAFWLLGDDSGGTETWPQIGEIDIMEYRGQQPTVIHGSVHGPGYSGGNAVTDSYTIPNGRFDTEFHIFAIEWGPDFIRYYVDDILYNTITPEDVNGEWVFNDNTFYIILNVAVGGTFVGSPTSLTPFPQTMMVDYVRVYDLEN
- a CDS encoding MFS transporter; protein product: MSQSKTIKKKVPYRHKIAFGMGMLANQMFPATLGIFMVVLVQNLGFPGWMWGIVYFLPRVLDAVTDPIVGFISDNTRSRFGRRRQYVISGAVIMGVAFTIMWQLYAENTVNYNFGYFLFWSFAFYIGLTIFSVPYVAMGYEMSDDFHERTEIMAIAQWIGQWAWVIAPWFWVIMYDPAWFPSAEAATRELAIYVGIIFALCAMIPGLFIPSKSTVNEDYESLTLNNIKRSLKQIIRGFKEALSLTPFRKLCISTFFIFNAFNTVAGFSFFIIVWYLFGGDAGEAGIWTPLFGSAGALVTTFLVIPIVARMSRKLGKKNAFMIAQTIALFGYASLWFLFVPGKPWMFLLALPFHSFGIGSLFVLMMSMTADVIDIDELNYGKRREGIFGAIYWYMVKFGFAIAGGLSGVILTVVGFDGNLSVQPEGAITGLRLFFSALPMFGTLVALWVMRDYDVTEEKANEVREILDARKAEKDAVAVPYSYQKDRLLSITSVDSEVEAIAAEIDQLSIKKLRKSFKESLNSGIHGFCFSPYLEGQNLGDQLSREQIEKRMKIVAPHTKWVRSFSCTDGNELIPEIAKGMGLKTLVGAWIDDNLEANKTEIENLIKVAKAGHADIVAIGNECLLRGELSEDQIIAYINQVKEALPGVPVSYVDTYYQLHQSPEVIEACDVVLANCYPFWEGYDAENSSVYLAKMYEVIKEVSDNKKVIIAETGWPTYGKNVDQAEPSIENMMKYFIRLKKWSEMEEVEVFYFSSFDESWKARHEGDVGARWGLWNKNEQLKVN
- a CDS encoding glycoside hydrolase family 30 protein; the encoded protein is MKSTAIIAFFTILIFTLTGCDMNNNEMNIQIFETSESGNQLTELQEFQESDQRVEVSISPDDTYQEITGFGGSFTEASAYLLNELSNENRMKILEAYFGEDGARYSLTRKHMNSSDFSLSNYSYAPVEGDVNLENFSIDEDRDDMIPMIKDAMEISKDGFKIIASPWTAPPWMKDNKDWKGGKLLPEYYETWALFFSKYLDAYREEGIDIWAFTVENEPLGNDSNWESMHFTPEEQNDFVKNHLGPRLQQAEQDVKILGYDQNRDEELIEWVDTMYDDPEAAQYYDGTAVHWYGSTYHYFPEELQYAHSKAPNKHLIQTEATVDAEVPAWKDDAWYWSKEATDWGYDWAPEERRHLHTKYVPVFRYARDMIGTLNNWVDGWVDWNMVLDRQGGPNWAENWCAAPVIVDPEQDEVYFTPLYYTMAHFSRYIRPGAVRIGHNHSDENLMVTAAQNPDGSIAVVLFNPEEVAKSINLNLNGKSTEFSISGKAIQTVVITDLDT
- a CDS encoding glycosyl hydrolase family 17 — encoded protein: MKKLHLLLLALLVPLLMNSCNSSSNENSAESKTSSDTAEEILGNPDYPAISYSGYRGISRDIQPTIPELKEDMKILSAMGIKIVRTYNVYLDAVPNLLRAIREMKEEDPDFEMYVMMGAWIDAKNAWTDEPERIRDEDHPRNPEEIDRAANLASQYHDIVKVIAVGNEAMVHWQEEYYVEPGIILKWVKNLQERKANGELPEDLWITSSDNFASWGGGGEEYHKEDLNELIRTVDYISMHTYPMHDTHYNPDFWGVPEDEENLSDMEKIDAALDRSLDYAVSQYQSVVDYMKSLGVDKEVHIGETGWATISNEYYGPEGSRATDEYKMKMYHDMIREWSDENEVSVFYFEAFDEKWKDAENQLGSENHFGLINLQSEAKYVLWDEVDAGVFEGLTRDGMPITKTYNGDFDAMMEDVKVPPTDQEIQERLQSQNTN